Below is a genomic region from Persicimonas caeni.
CAGGCTCTCCCACACCTGCTCGGTGTCTGCATCGAGCTCGAGGGTGAGCGACTGGGGCGGAGTGCGTGCTTCGAATCCAGTCTTGCGACCAAAGAGCGACAGGAGTCCTTCTTCAGTGCGCGTCCGGTTGTCGCCAAGCCTCGGGCAAGCACCGCCGAACTGAGCCACGGCGTCTTTCATGAGACACTTGAATGTCCTGCCAATCCCAGCTGGCCAGGAGCCGTCACTGACAATCAGGCCAACAACGCCTCCTGGACGTAACACACGGCCAATCTCGGCGACGACCTCTTCGACCTCCTCCATGAGCATCAGCGACATGTGGCACAACACGACGTCGATCGATGCGTCGGCCAACGGCAGCTCTTGAGCTCGCGCGTTCAGTAGCTCCGGCTCACAGAGAGCAAGACGCGCTCGAGCTGCCTCGAGTTCAGCGTCGCTGACGTCGACTCCGATGAGTCGAGCGTCCGGAAGCTGTTCGTGCACGAGCTCGAGTAGAAACCCATCGCCGCAGGCCAGGTCGAGAACGGTCGCGCCTCGTTCGGCCGAGGTCGCGACGGAGCACAACATCTCATAGCTCGACCGGCCTGATTCGGTGCGTCCGCGGGCGAGGGTCTTGGTTGTGGCGCCGGCGTGGCGTTGGTGAAAGGTCTGGAGGAGTCTTTGGCCGGGGGAGAGGGCACTTGTCATGGGAATTCCATCTTCATCTGAGAACGCGGTTTTATCTGAGAACGCGGTCAATGCCTCCTGCGCGATGGGCGTCAGTTGCGTTCCCGGCAACTGGTCGAGCGGTAGCCACACCGCGTGGGAGACATCCTCATTGTCGACGACCACGGCCGGTTCGACAGCGTCGGGCGACGAGGCTCGATAGATTAGCGCCACGTGGAGGAGTTCTTCTGGCTGTGGTCGGTCGAGGAGATGACAACATTGGATAACCGTCGTCGTCAGCGGTTGCGGTGCGTCCAGGCGAAGCCCGGTCTCTTCTTGCACCTCTCGAAAGAGAGCCTCGACCGGACTTTCGTTCGTTTCGAGTCCGCCGCCCGGGAGATCCCAGCAGCCACGGTACGGCCCGCGCTGTTTGCGCACGAGCAAGACGGCGTCGTTCTCGACGAGCAGGGCGTACGCTCCCACGTGGCGATGCCTTACATCAATTTTCGTCATGCCTCTGCCCGTAGCGACGTCGACTCACGCTCGAAATAGTCCAAGTACCCGTGCCGCTCGAACCCCTGTGCGGCCACAATCGGAGCGGACGTCTCCTCCCTAGCGTAAAGCCCGAGCCACTCGATGCCGCGCTGTTTTGCTGCGCGGGCTCGGGCGGCCAGCAAGGCGGTGTAGACGCCGTGGCCACGGTGCGCCTCGAGCACGCCGCCCGCCCAGACGAGCCCAAAGCTCAATTCGTCGAAGAACGTCAGCCCGCATGCGCCGGCGAGTTCACCCTTTCGGTATGCTAGGAAACGGGCGACGCGGCGCTCCGGGCCGGTGCAGGCGTCGACCTCGCGGGCGAGGTCTTCGTTCGAGAGGTCGGGGTTGCGCCCGAAGACGTCGGCGCGGATTTCGTAGAGCGCACGCAGATCGTCGACCGACGCGACCTGATGCACCTCGATATCCGACGCGGGCTTGCGGTCGTAGGCGTCTGTGCGGATGCCGTAGGCGAAGTGTCGGTGCCCCGGGGCGTATCCGGCGTCGGTGAGCGCACGCCGGAGCCTCGGGTTGTCACCCATTGGGTTAATATGCCATCGGCTCGAGCCGCCTTCGTGGGCGTCCAGTACCTCTTCGAGTAGAACTTCGGGAGGTTCGACGTTGGGCCGCACGCGCACCACGCGGTTGTAGCCGACCGATGGCTGTGGCGAATGGGTGTATTTGATCGCTTCGCGCTCCACGACCTGCACATGCGGCGGCACCCAGAAGCAGTCGGCGGTGGCCGTCTCGAGGATGTTGTCGAGGGGTGTTGGCTTCATGATGTCTGACCTTTTTTCCAATCTTTGCTCTTCAACTCCATGCGCAGCTTGGCGTAGGAAACGTCGTCGATCACGACCGCGTCTTCGAGTACCTCGGCGGTCTCGAAGCCGAGGCTCTCGAAGAGGGCGACGGCGACGTCGTTGTCGGCGCGAACGACCAGCCAGACGTGTTTCAGCTTCATTTCGTCGAAGCCGTAGTCGAGCATCAACTCCATGGCCTCTCGACCGAGGCCGCGACCCCGCGCCTTGGCTTCTCCGAGGACAATCGAAAGCTCGGCCGACTCCCCGTCGACGACATCACGGTAGCTCGCCGAGCCGATGGTCACTCCGTCGAGAAGTTCAATGCTTACGTCGAAGACCGGACGGTTCGAGTCGGTGACCATTTCGAGATAGTCACGGATATCCTCGATGGGAAGCTCATCTTTTCCGGCGAGCGGGAGATAGCGGGTGACCTGCGGGTCGGCGAACCACTTGTGGCGAAGTGGTGCGTCCTCCATGAGCGGTTTTCGGAGCCGAAGGTGAGCGCCAGTGCTGTAGATGTGGTCTGAAGGGGCGTCGCATTCCATATCATCTACCGTTAGATCTAGCAGCAACTCGGGCTCGACCCGCTTGCCGAGCGTATCGCGCTGGATTGCCCGGTGCTCGAGGTCGATGGGAAGGGTCGACTCGGCATAGACTCGTCGGGCCTGTTCGAGATCTTCGGCCTCGATCGCGTATACCAAAACATAGCCGTCGTCGTCTTCCAGCAGCCAGGCCTTCTCCGAGCGCACACCTTCTTGCTCGAAGGACGCGAAGATCTCCTCGCGGCGGTCCTTCAACTCGCGCATCCAAGTGCGAAGCTTGTCGACTTTACCCGGTTTAACTCGTTTGAATGATATTTGGAGCATGTCTCCTCCGAAACACAATGCGCCAGCCCGTTCGTCGGAGGAGCTACCATGAACGCGAAAAGCCCCGTCCGACGAATCGGGCGGGGCGCGTAACCTTGTTTAGCTGACCGACGAAATCAGCACGCACACCCGCTCGTATCACTGTGTTCGCGACACATCGTACAGCCGGCGTTGGGGGATGCTGCGTTCATGGCGTACACTCGTTGAACGTCGGTCAGGTTGTTGTTAGCTACCAGACGTGCAGAGGCTGCGCAACTTCAACCGGCCAGCGAATCCCTTGCATAGCCAGCGTCGGTGGAGCGATCACCGCTTTCTGGTGCACGACGACGAGGTGGCGTGGCGTTCGGCTTGTTCTCGAACTTCCAAGGAGCAGTGAGATGGCGGATGACATGTATGGGCGAAGGGCGTGGCTCTACGACCTGATCTATGATGGCAAAGACTACGCCTCGGAGGTCGAAAGGCTTCGCCAGATACTCTCCGACCATGGAGTCGAATCCGGCGCCTCAGTGCTCGAGGCCGCCTGTGGAACGGGAAATTACCTCGAGCATCTCGTCAATTTCTACGACTCGAGCGGCTTTGACATCAGCGCCGACATGCTCGCACTAGCTCGTCATAAGGTGGCGGAGGTCGAGCTGTTCGAAGCCGACATGTTCGCCTTCACGCCAAAGAAGACTTATGACGCGGTGTTGTGTCTCTTCTCGTCGCTGAGCTACGCCGACAGTCTCGCCCAACTCGAACGAGCCGCACGGAACTTCTATGAGGCGCTTCGCCCGGGCGGGGTCCTGGTCGTCGAGCCCTGGATCGGACCGGGCGACGCCGAGCCAGGGCGGCCGTTCATGAAGACCTACCAAGACGACGATATCAAGGTGTGCAGACAATTCGTCAGCAAAGAGGAGGGGCGAAGGGCCACGCTCGATTTCCACTGGCTGGTCGCCGAGCGTGGAGAAGACGTCGAATACTTCACTACACAACTAGTGGCATATCTATATTCGGCGACCGAATACCGCCAAGCGCTCGAAGACGCGGGGTTCGAGGTCGTCTACGACAGCAATGGGGTGAGCGGGCGAGGTCTGTTTGTTGCACGGCGGTAGAGCGAACGCGGCGTTGGCTGGCGGAGGGCTGACGACGTCGCCGAGTAGCTCGACAGCGACGTTCAGCTGAAGATAGCAGATCTACCCAAGCCACTTGATCATCTGCAAACACGGATTGCCCTCGTCCCACAACGTCGCAAACTCCTGGAGTGGCTTGAAGCCGACGCCGCGATAGAAGCGGCGAGTGCGAGCGTACTCGGGGGAGTCGTGCGCGTCGCTGAGCGTCTTGATCTGCAAGAACTCGACGCCTTGGGCGCGAAGATAGGACTCGGCACGCTCGAGCAGGGCGCGGCCGACGCCGCGGCGGTGGTGCGACGGCGCGACTGCCATCACCACGATTTCGGCGGCGGCATCGCTATGTCGCTCGAGGCTCGCAAAGCCGACGGTGGCGCCGTCGGTGCGGGCCACGAAGGTGGGCAATTCGGCGATCTGCTCGACATACTCGACGATTGCCTCCTCGATGCCGAACCAGGCTGGCAGGTCGCGGAGGAGGTGCTCGCATGCAGCGACGTGTTGGGTGCCTTGGGCGAGTGTGATGTCTAGGTGCTCGGACATAGGCAAGGTTGCGGTCATCCATGGTTTCCCAGATGCGTTCACCGGGGCTTCGCTGCGCCAACCGCCCGGCGCAGCTCGCGCTTGCGTCGGTCGTCGATGTCCCGCCAGTCGCGGTCGGTCACTGCGCCTTCGAGCGCCCACAGCAGGTTGAGCGATACCTTCGGGTGGACCATGCGTACGCGCCGAAAGCACTCGGCGGCCCCCAGGTCGCGGACCTCTTGGAGGTCGAGGAGTCCGGCATCGGCGAGCATTTCGGCGGAGCGAGGGCCGAGGTTTCGTGCGTCGGCGAGGTTCATGAGTTGTTCCTGTGGTCGGCGGCGGGGAGCATCTCGAAATCCTCGAAGTCGAACCCGGGTACAACCAAGCAGCCGACCAACGAGTAACCCGCTGGGCCCTCGGTGGGCGTAGCCGTCTGCCACCATCCGGCGGGCACCAATGCTTGGAGTTGGCCCTGCGGCGGCGGGCCGACCAGCCGCTCTTCGAACTCCCCGTCGGAGTCGGCGCACAGCTCGAGTCGCAACGGGTCGCCGAGTTGATGCAGCCAAAGCTCGTCGGAGCGGACGCGATGCAGTGCGGAAACCTCGCCGGCCGGCAATAGGTAGATGATGCTCGTGCCCGCGTTTCGCAGCCCGGGATGGCCGGGGAGGGCGCTCGACGGTAGTGTGAGCTCCGAGCGCCACGTCTCTTTGAAGAAGCCTCCCTCGGGATGCGCTTCGAGCTGCAGGTGGTCTACGAGTTGGTCGATGGTCGGTGGCTTTGTCATGTCCGGGATGATCGGGGGGTTACGTGATGTGTGTCAATATTTGGGATGATGCCCGGGAACCAGGTTCCCCGACGAGGCCCACGCTATGCGGGTGTGCGTCGAGTTCGCGCCGGTCGAAAGGTGTTGCATTCAGGCGCTTTCGATGAGCACCTGATTCGCCGCCATGAGTTGGTCGAAGACCGACCAGTAGGTGGCCTCGTCGGGCAGGGCGTGCGTGTCGAATCGTCGCCAGGTGAGGCACGAGCGCTCGTAGTCGCGCGCCAGTGGGGTGGACGCGGCGAGGTCGACGTCTTGGCCGATGGTGAACACGTGGTCGAGGTGCTCGGTGAGGGTGTCGACCGTCGATGCGCGGCGGCTGGCGAGCAGATCGGTTGCTTCTTTGCCGTGCTCGCGGCGCAGGCGTTGCGTACCCCAGCAGATCGCGACCACGAGCGCGCTGCCGTCGGCCGCGAACATGGTGGTCACATAGCGCCCATCCTGAGCGGTGTCGGTCTCCTGCGGGTCGAGTACGGCCAGCCAGGGCACATTCGCCCAGGTCGCCCCGATTCCGGTGGACGCGCGGACGAGGTAGTCTTTCGCCAGGGGTTGCACATGCGCCTCATGCGCCTGACGAATGGCCCCCATGATTTCGAAGATCACGTGCTGCTTGTGCCGCGGTCCGTAGCGCGCCAGCGGATACTGGTCGAGCATCTGCCCGAATAGGGTGTCGAGCGATTCTTTGGACATCTGTGGCCCTGTTTGCGAGCGCAGGTGCTCATCTCGTGCAGGCTCTCAAGCTGCGTCTCTATCCGTCGCATGCGCCTTGCTTCTTCCCGTTGCTGCTCTTGGCGGCGCGCGGCGAGGAGTCGCCGCGCGCCAACTGGGGTGAGGACCAG
It encodes:
- a CDS encoding methyltransferase domain-containing protein gives rise to the protein MTKIDVRHRHVGAYALLVENDAVLLVRKQRGPYRGCWDLPGGGLETNESPVEALFREVQEETGLRLDAPQPLTTTVIQCCHLLDRPQPEELLHVALIYRASSPDAVEPAVVVDNEDVSHAVWLPLDQLPGTQLTPIAQEALTAFSDKTAFSDEDGIPMTSALSPGQRLLQTFHQRHAGATTKTLARGRTESGRSSYEMLCSVATSAERGATVLDLACGDGFLLELVHEQLPDARLIGVDVSDAELEAARARLALCEPELLNARAQELPLADASIDVVLCHMSLMLMEEVEEVVAEIGRVLRPGGVVGLIVSDGSWPAGIGRTFKCLMKDAVAQFGGACPRLGDNRTRTEEGLLSLFGRKTGFEARTPPQSLTLELDADTEQVWESLSLMYNFAALDERGRDFVKSGFFDAVDDEYGKPDRLPYRTSLLFACFERLGRGTNRNNNSSSWTRLGEGTLTEVWTDGAHIRRPLRPWSQAVHQLLDHLEQREVAGVPRFVAIDGSSEILTHLHGQAVLRPWPEAVQSSEWMEQVGRWLRQVHESTADFQLTDGVSFAWGPTAPEPAHVVTHGDLGPWNMIVDDGEFSGVIDWDMARFGDPLDDVAEVAFELGPLRENRGMLDGDISREMVRARVAALCRGYGQVSADKVLRHVEPFYRRRIGEMPELAADDREPFVTLADAGNIESLCNDLEHFRDHFQ
- a CDS encoding GNAT family N-acetyltransferase; its protein translation is MKPTPLDNILETATADCFWVPPHVQVVEREAIKYTHSPQPSVGYNRVVRVRPNVEPPEVLLEEVLDAHEGGSSRWHINPMGDNPRLRRALTDAGYAPGHRHFAYGIRTDAYDRKPASDIEVHQVASVDDLRALYEIRADVFGRNPDLSNEDLAREVDACTGPERRVARFLAYRKGELAGACGLTFFDELSFGLVWAGGVLEAHRGHGVYTALLAARARAAKQRGIEWLGLYAREETSAPIVAAQGFERHGYLDYFERESTSLRAEA
- a CDS encoding class I SAM-dependent DNA methyltransferase translates to MADDMYGRRAWLYDLIYDGKDYASEVERLRQILSDHGVESGASVLEAACGTGNYLEHLVNFYDSSGFDISADMLALARHKVAEVELFEADMFAFTPKKTYDAVLCLFSSLSYADSLAQLERAARNFYEALRPGGVLVVEPWIGPGDAEPGRPFMKTYQDDDIKVCRQFVSKEEGRRATLDFHWLVAERGEDVEYFTTQLVAYLYSATEYRQALEDAGFEVVYDSNGVSGRGLFVARR
- a CDS encoding TfoX/Sxy family DNA transformation protein; protein product: MNLADARNLGPRSAEMLADAGLLDLQEVRDLGAAECFRRVRMVHPKVSLNLLWALEGAVTDRDWRDIDDRRKRELRRAVGAAKPR
- a CDS encoding cupin domain-containing protein encodes the protein MTKPPTIDQLVDHLQLEAHPEGGFFKETWRSELTLPSSALPGHPGLRNAGTSIIYLLPAGEVSALHRVRSDELWLHQLGDPLRLELCADSDGEFEERLVGPPPQGQLQALVPAGWWQTATPTEGPAGYSLVGCLVVPGFDFEDFEMLPAADHRNNS
- a CDS encoding GNAT family N-acetyltransferase translates to MLQISFKRVKPGKVDKLRTWMRELKDRREEIFASFEQEGVRSEKAWLLEDDDGYVLVYAIEAEDLEQARRVYAESTLPIDLEHRAIQRDTLGKRVEPELLLDLTVDDMECDAPSDHIYSTGAHLRLRKPLMEDAPLRHKWFADPQVTRYLPLAGKDELPIEDIRDYLEMVTDSNRPVFDVSIELLDGVTIGSASYRDVVDGESAELSIVLGEAKARGRGLGREAMELMLDYGFDEMKLKHVWLVVRADNDVAVALFESLGFETAEVLEDAVVIDDVSYAKLRMELKSKDWKKGQTS
- a CDS encoding GNAT family N-acetyltransferase, whose amino-acid sequence is MTATLPMSEHLDITLAQGTQHVAACEHLLRDLPAWFGIEEAIVEYVEQIAELPTFVARTDGATVGFASLERHSDAAAEIVVMAVAPSHHRRGVGRALLERAESYLRAQGVEFLQIKTLSDAHDSPEYARTRRFYRGVGFKPLQEFATLWDEGNPCLQMIKWLG
- a CDS encoding MrcB family domain-containing protein, coding for MSKESLDTLFGQMLDQYPLARYGPRHKQHVIFEIMGAIRQAHEAHVQPLAKDYLVRASTGIGATWANVPWLAVLDPQETDTAQDGRYVTTMFAADGSALVVAICWGTQRLRREHGKEATDLLASRRASTVDTLTEHLDHVFTIGQDVDLAASTPLARDYERSCLTWRRFDTHALPDEATYWSVFDQLMAANQVLIESA